A single window of Bacteroidia bacterium DNA harbors:
- the hpt gene encoding hypoxanthine phosphoribosyltransferase — protein MPSVITVWDKQFVPAIPAREISQRIAELADEMNVELRDKNPLFLAVLNGSFFFAADLLRELDFVCEISFVKLASYSGLSSSGTVRELIGLEGAVAGRNVVVLEDIVDTGKTINQVVRMLKEMEVKSVAVAALLLKPDALQEQVELDFIGFKVPNQFLVGYGLDYNQLGRNYRDIYRLKE, from the coding sequence ATGCCTTCTGTGATTACCGTGTGGGACAAACAATTTGTTCCGGCCATCCCTGCCAGAGAGATCAGCCAGCGCATTGCTGAATTAGCTGATGAGATGAACGTTGAATTGCGGGATAAGAACCCGTTGTTTCTTGCAGTCCTGAACGGTTCATTTTTCTTTGCAGCAGATTTGTTGCGCGAACTGGATTTCGTCTGTGAGATTTCCTTTGTGAAGCTTGCCTCCTATAGTGGACTTTCTTCCAGTGGTACGGTGCGGGAGCTCATTGGGCTGGAAGGCGCAGTGGCAGGCAGAAACGTGGTGGTGCTGGAGGACATTGTAGATACAGGGAAAACCATCAATCAGGTAGTACGGATGTTGAAAGAAATGGAGGTGAAGTCGGTGGCCGTAGCGGCTCTCCTGCTGAAACCTGATGCCCTGCAGGAGCAGGTGGAACTTGATTTTATCGGCTTTAAAGTACCCAATCAATTTCTGGTGGGATATGGCCTTGACTACAACCAGTTGGGACGCAATTACCGCGACATTTATCGCCTGAAGGAGTAA
- a CDS encoding adenylate kinase, giving the protein MLNIILFGPPGAGKGTQSEMLKKEHKLIHLSTGDLLRAERSAQTDLGKKAEFFINQGKLVPDEVVIGMIEHQLEAHEEAQGFIFDGFPRTKEQARALDEMLKRHQTQVSGMIELKVDQIELVERLLLRGATSGRADDTEDVIAKRIREYEDKTKPVADYYREQQKHFAVDGVGEVEEIARRINQVVEEMKR; this is encoded by the coding sequence ATGCTAAACATTATACTATTTGGCCCTCCGGGGGCGGGAAAGGGAACACAATCTGAGATGCTGAAAAAGGAGCATAAGCTCATTCATCTGTCTACTGGCGATCTTCTGAGAGCGGAGCGGTCAGCACAAACAGACCTGGGAAAAAAGGCGGAATTCTTCATTAACCAGGGAAAGTTGGTACCGGATGAAGTTGTGATCGGCATGATTGAACACCAGCTGGAAGCACATGAGGAGGCGCAGGGATTTATCTTCGATGGATTTCCCCGGACAAAGGAACAAGCCAGAGCGCTTGATGAAATGTTGAAACGACATCAAACGCAGGTTTCAGGAATGATAGAACTCAAAGTAGATCAAATTGAATTGGTAGAACGGCTGCTATTGCGCGGAGCGACATCAGGCAGGGCAGATGATACTGAAGATGTGATTGCAAAGCGGATCCGGGAGTATGAAGATAAAACCAAACCTGTGGCTGACTATTACCGGGAACAGCAAAAACACTTTGCTGTAGACGGAGTAGGAGAAGTTGAGGAGATCGCCAGGAGAATAAACCAAGTGGTTGAGGAAATGAAAAGATAA
- a CDS encoding SRPBCC family protein, whose amino-acid sequence MRILAIIGIVLALFIGLPLLASLFISSQVHVERTAEINAPPEVVFQQVNNLRNWEEWSPWHQIDSNMQLEYTGSGEGTGSSYIWTSEHQDVGNGSLIITKSEPYERIETEMNFMDQGTAYSDWLFEKTDSGTRVTWSMDSDMGNNPVGKYMGLLMDSWLGGDFEEGLSKLKEISEATPPEPELIVTVKEVAPQWVITTRKTMPTIPDSMTANFTRMYQKVGTYMGQNDLAATGPALSINYKWEPPVADIAAGMPVADSIELADTTLRLVKLEGKAAYVVHNGPYDNLETTYTSLMKWMQENEMQPAGNSWEVYQVGPDSEQDPEKWITEIYFPVQ is encoded by the coding sequence ATGAGAATTTTAGCCATCATCGGCATTGTGCTGGCCTTGTTCATAGGGCTGCCATTGCTTGCTTCGCTCTTCATTTCATCGCAGGTGCATGTGGAGCGCACTGCAGAAATCAATGCTCCGCCAGAAGTCGTCTTTCAACAGGTGAATAATTTGCGCAACTGGGAAGAATGGTCTCCCTGGCATCAGATTGATTCAAACATGCAGCTTGAATACACTGGCAGCGGAGAAGGCACCGGATCTTCTTACATCTGGACGAGCGAGCATCAGGACGTTGGAAATGGTTCGCTGATCATTACGAAAAGTGAGCCTTATGAAAGAATTGAAACGGAAATGAATTTCATGGATCAGGGGACGGCCTATAGTGACTGGCTTTTCGAAAAAACCGACAGCGGCACCAGGGTAACCTGGTCAATGGACTCTGATATGGGAAATAATCCTGTAGGCAAGTATATGGGACTTTTAATGGATTCCTGGTTAGGGGGTGATTTTGAGGAAGGTCTGTCAAAGCTTAAAGAGATAAGCGAAGCCACACCGCCCGAACCGGAGCTAATAGTGACGGTAAAGGAAGTAGCGCCACAATGGGTAATTACCACGCGGAAAACAATGCCGACCATCCCGGATTCAATGACCGCTAATTTTACAAGGATGTATCAAAAGGTTGGAACCTATATGGGCCAGAATGATCTGGCAGCTACAGGTCCAGCTCTTTCAATAAATTACAAATGGGAACCGCCTGTGGCTGATATTGCGGCAGGAATGCCTGTGGCAGATTCCATAGAATTGGCCGATACCACCCTCAGGCTCGTAAAGCTTGAAGGGAAAGCAGCCTACGTTGTACATAATGGGCCTTATGACAACCTTGAGACAACCTACACTTCCCTCATGAAATGGATGCAGGAAAATGAAATGCAACCGGCAGGAAACTCATGGGAAGTTTATCAGGTCGGTCCTGATTCTGAGCAAGATCCTGAAAAATGGATAACGGAAATCTACTTTCCGGTTCAGTAG